A genome region from Camelina sativa cultivar DH55 chromosome 10, Cs, whole genome shotgun sequence includes the following:
- the LOC104717511 gene encoding indole-3-acetic acid-amido synthetase GH3.5-like, protein MPTIEEELDRRSLLYSLLMPVMSQFVPGLDKGKGMYFLFIKSESKTPGGLPARPVLTSYYKSSHFKERPYDPYTTYTSPNETILCPDSYQSMYSQMLCGLCQHQEVLRVGAVFASGFIRAIKFLEKHWTELVRDIRTGTLSALITDPSVREAVAKILKPSPKLADFVEFECKKSSWQGIITRLWPNTKYVDVIVTGTMSQYIPTLDYYSNGLPLVCTMYASSECYFGVNLRPLCKPSEVSYTLIPTMAYFEFLPVHRNNGVTNSINLPKALTEKEQQELVDLVDVKLGQEYELVVTTYAGLCRYRVGDLLRVTGFKNKAPQFSFICRKNVVLSIDSDKTDEVELQNAVKNAVTHLVPFDASLSEYTSYADTSSIPGHYVLFWELCLDGNTPIPPSVFEDCCLTVEESLSTVYRQGRVSDKSIGPLEIKIVEPGTFDKLMDYAISLGASINQYKTPRCVKFAPIIELLNSRVVDSYFSPKCPKWVPGHKQWGSN, encoded by the exons CAGTTTGTTCCTGGTCTCGACAAAGGCAAAGGGATGTATTTCTTGTTCATCAAGTCCGAATCCAAGACACCTGGAGGCCTCCCTGCTCGTCCTGTCTTAACCAGCTACTACAAATCTTCCCATTTCAAAGAAAGACCTTACGACCCTTACACCACCTACACTAGCCCCAACGAGACCATCCTTTGCCCTGACTCTTACCAGAGCATGTATTCTCAGATGCTCTGTGGCTTATGCCAACACCAGGAGGTTCTTCGAGTCGGAGCTGTCTTCGCCTCTGGATTCATCAGAGCCATCAAGTTTCTTGAGAAGCACTGGACCGAGTTGGTCCGTGACATCAGAACCGGTACTCTAAGTGCCCTGATCACCGATCCTTCAGTGCGTGAGGCTGTCGCCAAGATCCTTAAACCTAGCCCAAAGCTCGCTGATTTCGTGGAATTTGAGTGCAAGAAATCGTCTTGGCAAGGGATTATCACAAGGCTGTGGCCTAACACAAAGTATGTGGATGTGATCGTGACTGGGACAATGTCTCAGTACATTCCAACTTTGGATTACTACAGCAACGGCTTGCCTCTTGTCTGCACAATGTATGCTTCTTCCGAGTGTTACTTTGGTGTGAACCTCAGGCCACTCTGCAAACCCAGCGAAGTCTCTTACACGCTCATACCAACCATGGCTTACTTCGAGTTCTTGCCTGTTCATAGAAACAACGGTGTGACTAACTCAATCAACCTTCCTAAAGCACTCACTGAGAAAGAGCAACAAGAGCTTGTTGATCTAGTTGATGTTAAGCTCGGTCAGGAGTATGAGCTTGTCGTCACCACTTACGCCG GCCTTTGCAGATACAGAGTTGGTGATTTGTTGCGAGTGACTGGTTTCAAGAACAAAGCGCCTCAATTCAGTTTCATATGTCGCAAGAATGTGGTCTTGAGCATAGATTCCGACAAGACCGACGAGGTTGAGCTTCAGAACGCGGTCAAGAACGCAGTGACACACCTCGTTCCATTCGATGCCTCGCTCTCTGAGTACACAAGCTATGCAGACACAAGTTCTATCCCCGGTCATTATGTCCTGTTTTGGGAACTATGTTTGGATGGAAACACACCGATCCCTCCTTCGGTCTTTGAGGATTGCTGCTTAACCGTAGAAGAGTCACTCAGCACTGTTTATAGACAAGGAAGGGTTAGTGACAAGTCCATAGGCCCGCTAGAGATCAAGATTGTTGAGCCAGGAACGTTTGATAAACTCATGGATTATGCAATCAGCCTGGGAGCATCGATTAATCAGTATAAGACACCGAGATGTGTGAAGTTTGCTCCGATCATCGAGCTATTGAACTCAAGGGTTGTTGATAGTTACTTCAGCCCCAAGTGTCCTAAATGGGTTCCTGGTCACAAACAGTGGGGAAGTAACTAA